A DNA window from Altererythrobacter sp. B11 contains the following coding sequences:
- the fumC gene encoding class II fumarate hydratase yields MSATRIESDTMGQIAVPADRLWGAQTQRSLENFRIGEERMPRPIIRALGTIKRAAALANRHLGLLDPRLEEAIVAAADEVISGDLDEEFPLVVWQTGSGTQSNMNANEVIANRANLALGGELGTKSPVHPNDHVNMSQSSNDTFPTAIHVAAAMEVVHHLVPALAAMRDELASKAAAWNGIVKIGRTHTQDATPLTLGQEFSGYARQVAAGIERIELTLPGLCQLAQGGTAVGTGLNAPKGFAEEVAARIADATGLPFVTAPNKFEALAGQDALLFCHGAINALAAALYKIANDIRLLGSGPRSGLGELALPENEPGSSIMPGKVNPTQCEAMTQVCAQIFGNHAALTFADSQGQFELNVYRPVMAYNFLQSVRLMGDAARSFTANLLQGLEPRKDNIARGVANSLMLVTALAPEIGYDRAAAIAKNAHKQGITLREAAVASGHVTEEDYDRIVRPEDMIGPG; encoded by the coding sequence ATGAGTGCGACGCGGATCGAAAGCGACACCATGGGGCAGATCGCTGTCCCGGCGGACCGCCTGTGGGGCGCGCAGACGCAGCGATCGCTGGAGAACTTCCGCATCGGTGAAGAGCGTATGCCCCGGCCCATCATCCGCGCCCTGGGCACGATCAAGCGCGCGGCCGCACTGGCCAATCGCCATCTCGGCCTGCTCGATCCGCGGCTGGAAGAGGCGATCGTCGCGGCGGCGGATGAGGTGATCTCCGGCGATCTGGACGAGGAGTTTCCCCTGGTCGTGTGGCAGACCGGATCGGGCACCCAAAGCAACATGAACGCCAATGAAGTGATCGCCAACCGCGCCAATCTGGCGCTGGGCGGGGAACTGGGGACGAAATCGCCCGTGCACCCCAACGATCACGTCAATATGAGCCAATCCTCCAACGACACCTTTCCCACGGCCATCCATGTCGCGGCCGCCATGGAAGTGGTGCATCATCTCGTGCCGGCGCTGGCGGCCATGCGCGACGAGCTGGCCAGCAAGGCTGCCGCGTGGAACGGCATCGTAAAGATCGGCCGCACCCATACGCAGGATGCCACACCGCTGACGCTGGGGCAGGAGTTTTCCGGCTATGCTCGGCAGGTCGCCGCGGGGATCGAGCGGATCGAGCTGACGCTGCCCGGCCTGTGCCAGCTGGCGCAGGGCGGCACCGCAGTGGGCACGGGGCTGAACGCGCCGAAGGGCTTTGCCGAGGAAGTGGCGGCCCGCATCGCCGATGCCACCGGCCTGCCCTTCGTTACCGCACCCAACAAGTTCGAAGCGCTGGCGGGGCAGGATGCGTTGCTGTTCTGCCACGGCGCGATCAACGCGCTGGCTGCCGCGCTCTACAAGATCGCCAATGACATCCGGCTGCTCGGGTCCGGCCCGCGCTCCGGCCTCGGCGAGCTCGCCCTGCCGGAGAACGAACCCGGCAGCTCGATAATGCCGGGCAAGGTGAATCCCACCCAGTGCGAAGCGATGACGCAGGTCTGCGCGCAGATATTCGGCAATCACGCCGCGCTGACCTTTGCTGACAGCCAGGGGCAGTTCGAGCTCAATGTCTATCGCCCGGTCATGGCGTACAACTTCCTCCAGTCGGTGCGGTTGATGGGCGATGCTGCGCGCAGCTTCACCGCCAATCTGTTGCAGGGGCTGGAGCCGCGTAAAGACAACATTGCCCGGGGCGTCGCCAATTCGCTGATGCTGGTGACGGCGCTGGCGCCGGAGATCGGCTATGACCGCGCGGCCGCGATCGCGAAGAATGCGCATAAGCAGGGCATCACGCTGCGCGAAGCCGCCGTCGCCAGCGGGCATGTGACCGAGGAGGATTACGACCGGATCGTCCGTCCGGAAGACATGATCGGGCCGGGCTGA
- a CDS encoding efflux transporter outer membrane subunit, with amino-acid sequence MRGLVVLLLGTALAGCSLAPDYARPQAPVPESLPTGDAYLRQSEEALPTVTYRDVFRDPRLLRLIGQALENNRDLRIAAANLAEARAQVRVTRAAQFPALAVGASTDYRDQGVQEGQTYALQGGISNFELDLFGRLANATAAQRERALATEAAARTVRIGLVGDIASTWATYAADRDLLEIAQETASNARRSVELTRARLEGGIAPRTDLRQAEQVLATAEGDLAQQTAALAEDINLMQLLVGAPFDRALLPSGLGEIAETIATLPAGTSSDVLLRRPDVIQAEYLLRAANADIGVARAALFPSISLTGLLGAASGALGDLFTGDAFGVTATASASATVFDAGGRRANVAATQARRDAALASYERAIQTAFREVSDALATQGTIGDRLAAARRNTDAAADTARLTEARYRGGVDSFLANLVAQRSLYTARRSEVAVALIGLQSRIELYRVLGGDAELASPATEPPLPVAEP; translated from the coding sequence ATGCGCGGGCTCGTCGTTCTCCTGCTTGGCACCGCGCTGGCGGGCTGCTCGCTCGCGCCCGACTATGCGCGGCCCCAGGCGCCGGTGCCGGAAAGCCTGCCGACCGGCGATGCCTATCTGCGCCAGAGCGAAGAGGCGCTGCCCACGGTGACCTATCGCGACGTGTTCCGCGATCCGCGCCTGCTGCGCCTGATCGGGCAGGCGCTGGAGAACAATCGCGACCTGCGCATCGCAGCCGCCAATCTGGCGGAGGCGCGGGCGCAGGTGCGCGTGACGCGTGCGGCGCAGTTCCCCGCGCTCGCGGTGGGCGCCTCCACCGATTATCGCGATCAGGGGGTGCAGGAGGGGCAGACCTACGCTCTGCAGGGCGGCATCTCCAATTTCGAGCTAGATCTGTTCGGCCGGCTGGCCAATGCCACGGCCGCACAGCGGGAACGCGCGCTGGCGACCGAAGCGGCGGCACGCACGGTGCGGATCGGCCTGGTGGGCGACATCGCTTCCACCTGGGCGACCTATGCGGCGGATCGCGACCTGCTGGAGATTGCGCAGGAGACGGCCAGCAATGCGCGCCGCAGCGTCGAGCTCACCCGGGCGCGGCTGGAAGGCGGCATCGCCCCGCGCACCGATCTGCGGCAGGCGGAGCAGGTGCTGGCGACGGCCGAAGGCGATCTGGCGCAGCAGACCGCAGCTCTCGCTGAAGACATAAACCTGATGCAGCTACTGGTGGGGGCGCCGTTTGACCGCGCCCTGCTACCTTCGGGGCTGGGAGAAATTGCCGAGACGATCGCCACGCTCCCGGCCGGCACCAGTTCAGATGTGCTGTTGCGGCGCCCGGACGTGATTCAGGCGGAATATCTCCTGCGTGCGGCCAATGCGGATATCGGCGTGGCGCGCGCGGCGCTGTTCCCTTCGATTTCGCTCACCGGCTTGCTGGGCGCCGCCAGCGGAGCGCTGGGGGATCTCTTTACCGGCGATGCCTTTGGCGTGACCGCCACCGCCAGTGCCAGCGCCACGGTCTTCGACGCCGGTGGCCGCCGCGCCAATGTTGCGGCCACCCAGGCGCGTCGCGATGCCGCACTCGCCAGCTATGAGCGGGCGATCCAGACGGCATTTCGCGAAGTGTCCGATGCGCTGGCGACCCAGGGGACGATCGGAGATCGGCTGGCGGCGGCACGGCGCAACACCGATGCAGCGGCGGATACCGCGCGGCTGACCGAGGCCCGCTATCGCGGCGGGGTGGACAGTTTCCTGGCCAATCTGGTCGCGCAGCGCAGCCTCTATACGGCGCGGCGCTCGGAAGTGGCGGTGGCGCTGATCGGGCTGCAGAGCCGCATAGAGCTGTACCGCGTGCTGGGCGGCGATGCGGAGCTGGCGAGCCCGGCCACCGAACCCCCTCTTCCCGTGGCAGAGCCATAA